The following are encoded together in the Microterricola viridarii genome:
- a CDS encoding PadR family transcriptional regulator: MADTEMREPTFFILASLVSGRKHGYAMIQDVAELSGGRVHLKVATLYTALDRLGKQELVATAGEEVVDGRLRRYYTVTESGSEALELELQRIEANARQVRSRLLLRPVSLRAASGAIA, from the coding sequence ATGGCAGACACAGAGATGCGTGAACCAACCTTCTTCATCCTGGCGTCGTTGGTGAGTGGGCGGAAGCATGGCTACGCGATGATCCAAGATGTCGCCGAGCTCTCCGGCGGCCGAGTGCACCTGAAGGTCGCGACGCTCTACACGGCGTTGGACCGGCTCGGCAAACAAGAGCTCGTCGCCACCGCCGGCGAGGAGGTCGTCGACGGGCGGCTTCGGCGCTACTACACGGTCACGGAGTCCGGGTCGGAGGCTCTGGAGCTGGAGCTCCAGAGGATTGAGGCGAACGCGCGCCAGGTCCGCAGTCGTTTGCTGCTTCGTCCGGTCTCCCTGCGCGCCGCGAGCGGAGCCATCGCATGA
- a CDS encoding alpha/beta fold hydrolase, translating into MTVPTITLTAAIGPAEAPLVLLGPSLGTSSILWEKVAPTLATRYRVRAWDLPGHGGSPAASAPFSVGELADGVAAAVRADGDDTVLYAGVSLGGAAGLELALRHPSLVSAATIIASGAQLGSPESWLERAALVRRQSTSALISASAGRWFAPGSIEREPELTGRLLHALQGADDESYALCCEALAGLDVRNRLREIGMPVLALWGEHDQVAPEAKAVEIAAGVQHGAIACIPDAAHLPPAEQPAATADALWRFFNTFTEVHA; encoded by the coding sequence ATGACCGTCCCCACGATCACCCTGACGGCCGCGATCGGCCCCGCCGAGGCGCCGCTCGTGCTGCTCGGCCCCTCCCTCGGCACCTCGAGCATTCTCTGGGAGAAGGTTGCCCCGACACTGGCCACGCGCTACCGCGTGCGCGCCTGGGACCTGCCCGGGCACGGAGGCTCCCCGGCAGCCAGCGCCCCCTTCAGCGTCGGCGAGCTCGCCGACGGCGTCGCCGCCGCGGTGCGAGCCGACGGTGACGACACCGTGTTGTACGCGGGGGTCTCCCTCGGCGGGGCGGCCGGGCTGGAGCTGGCGCTGCGGCATCCGAGCCTCGTCTCCGCGGCCACGATCATCGCCTCGGGGGCACAGCTCGGCTCGCCGGAGTCCTGGCTGGAGCGTGCCGCGCTGGTGCGCCGGCAGTCCACCTCGGCGCTGATCAGTGCCTCGGCCGGCCGGTGGTTCGCGCCCGGCTCGATCGAGCGGGAGCCGGAGCTCACCGGGCGGCTGCTGCACGCTCTGCAGGGCGCGGATGACGAAAGCTACGCCCTCTGCTGCGAGGCGCTCGCCGGCCTCGACGTGAGAAACCGGCTGCGTGAGATCGGGATGCCCGTTCTCGCGCTGTGGGGTGAGCACGACCAGGTCGCGCCTGAGGCCAAAGCCGTCGAGATCGCCGCCGGCGTGCAGCACGGCGCCATCGCCTGCATCCCGGATGCCGCCCACCTGCCGCCGGCGGAACAGCCCGCCGCGACGGCCGACGCGCTCTGGCGCTTCTTCAACACTTTCACGGAGGTACACGCATGA
- a CDS encoding lyase family protein: MTPPEKAPAPAFDRGLLSPVTVGHDHLVADEAVLDALVTVEIALWSALDSVRGGDPAAREQRATELRSSPAPDLDALAAAAVAGGNPVIPLVRALRAGGFAEAHEGATSQDILDSALMLLAARARTRLAEDLTALDASLSRLARERRDQTAAARTLTQHAVPTTVGLRAANWLRGIRRAQRALDAATLPAQLGGAGGTLAAWVDALGADKAAALPAAFATELGLDVPDAPWHTQRWPVSELGDALVQLLGALGKLATDVATLSRTEIAELSEGEPGGSSAMPQKRNPSTSVLIRSAALRAPQLGATLQLAAVLAVDERPDGSWHAEWPTLRELLRLALGATAHTRRLVDGLVVHDDAVARNLAMTGASILAERGARAAGSTPADYTGLARELAIQNRGGDTAQQEDQTS, encoded by the coding sequence GTGACACCACCTGAAAAGGCACCCGCCCCAGCCTTCGACCGGGGGCTGCTCTCGCCCGTGACGGTCGGCCACGACCATTTGGTGGCCGACGAGGCGGTACTCGACGCCCTGGTCACCGTCGAGATCGCGCTCTGGAGCGCCCTCGACAGCGTGCGTGGCGGGGACCCGGCGGCCCGGGAGCAGCGCGCCACCGAGCTCCGCTCCAGCCCCGCGCCCGACCTCGACGCCCTCGCGGCAGCGGCGGTCGCCGGCGGCAACCCGGTGATCCCGCTGGTCCGGGCGCTGCGGGCCGGCGGATTCGCCGAGGCCCACGAGGGCGCCACCAGCCAAGACATCCTGGACAGCGCGCTCATGCTGCTCGCTGCCCGCGCCCGAACCCGGCTGGCTGAAGATCTCACCGCGCTCGACGCGAGCCTCTCCCGCCTCGCCCGCGAGCGGCGCGACCAGACGGCGGCCGCCCGCACTCTCACCCAGCACGCCGTGCCGACGACGGTCGGGCTGCGGGCTGCGAACTGGCTGCGCGGCATCCGCCGGGCCCAGCGCGCCCTCGACGCGGCGACGCTGCCGGCCCAGCTCGGCGGCGCCGGCGGCACCCTCGCCGCCTGGGTCGACGCGCTCGGCGCCGACAAGGCCGCCGCTCTGCCCGCGGCCTTCGCCACCGAACTCGGCCTCGACGTGCCCGATGCGCCCTGGCACACGCAGCGTTGGCCCGTCAGCGAGCTGGGCGACGCGCTCGTGCAGCTGCTGGGCGCGCTCGGCAAACTGGCGACGGATGTCGCGACCCTCAGCCGCACCGAGATCGCTGAGCTGTCAGAGGGGGAGCCGGGCGGTTCCTCCGCGATGCCGCAGAAACGCAACCCGTCCACCTCCGTGCTGATCCGCTCCGCCGCGCTGCGCGCCCCGCAGCTGGGCGCCACTCTGCAACTCGCCGCGGTGCTCGCTGTGGACGAGCGTCCGGACGGCTCCTGGCACGCCGAATGGCCGACGCTGCGCGAGCTGCTGCGGCTTGCCCTCGGCGCGACCGCGCACACCCGCCGGCTCGTCGACGGGCTCGTCGTGCACGACGACGCCGTCGCCCGCAACCTGGCCATGACCGGTGCGTCCATCCTCGCCGAGCGCGGTGCCCGCGCAGCCGGGAGCACGCCAGCCGACTACACCGGTCTGGCCCGTGAGCTGGCCATTCAGAATCGTGGTGGCGACACCGCGCAGCAGGAAGACCAGACATCATGA
- a CDS encoding tyrosine-protein phosphatase: MNPHDRIPVAGTFNFRDVGGYPAPGGVIRSGKLFRSDGLSKLGDAGKGDLLRLGVHRVIDLRDDFEASMMPDDLDGTGIETVRLPVFEGSGASQGEANVTLEALYEKILEQHSDVVVTALRDIADSDGGVLVHCTAGKDRTGVVVALALLVAGVERGIVLADYARSADNLDGEWLDGMLALMAEHGVPETPALRTLMGGSPPEVLDAALQNIEQKHGSITQYLLDSGMTQNDLDRLRAVLLAPA, translated from the coding sequence ATGAACCCGCACGATCGCATCCCCGTTGCCGGAACCTTCAACTTCCGTGACGTGGGTGGGTACCCTGCCCCGGGCGGTGTGATTCGTTCCGGCAAGCTGTTCCGCTCCGACGGGCTGAGCAAGCTGGGGGATGCGGGCAAGGGCGATCTGCTGCGGCTCGGCGTGCACCGGGTGATCGACCTGCGCGATGACTTTGAGGCCTCGATGATGCCGGACGACCTGGACGGCACCGGGATTGAAACCGTGCGGCTTCCCGTGTTCGAGGGCTCCGGCGCCTCGCAGGGCGAGGCGAATGTCACTCTGGAAGCCCTCTACGAGAAGATCTTGGAGCAGCATTCGGATGTCGTCGTCACGGCACTGCGGGACATCGCGGACTCCGACGGCGGTGTGCTCGTGCACTGCACGGCCGGCAAGGACCGCACGGGTGTTGTTGTCGCCCTGGCCCTGCTCGTGGCTGGCGTCGAACGCGGCATCGTGTTGGCCGACTACGCCCGCTCCGCGGACAACCTCGACGGCGAGTGGCTCGACGGAATGCTCGCTCTGATGGCCGAGCACGGCGTTCCCGAGACTCCGGCGCTGCGCACCCTGATGGGCGGCAGCCCGCCCGAGGTGCTCGACGCGGCGCTGCAGAACATCGAGCAGAAGCACGGCTCGATCACCCAGTACCTGCTGGACTCGGGCATGACGCAGAACGACCTGGACCGACTCCGCGCGGTGCTGCTGGCGCCCGCCTAG
- the pcaC gene encoding 4-carboxymuconolactone decarboxylase → MTRPDGSGLSDGERYEQGMQVRRAVLSDVHVDRANAATTPLTADYQDFITRVAWGDIWSRPGLDRRARSVAVITALIALGHDEELAMHLRAGLRNGLSVAEISEVILQSAVYCGVPAANTAFRIAAEVFAETP, encoded by the coding sequence ATGACCAGACCGGACGGCTCGGGGCTGAGCGACGGGGAACGCTACGAGCAGGGCATGCAGGTCAGGCGCGCGGTGCTCTCCGACGTCCACGTCGACCGGGCGAACGCGGCGACCACCCCGCTGACCGCCGACTACCAGGACTTCATCACGCGCGTCGCCTGGGGCGACATCTGGTCGCGCCCGGGCCTGGACCGGCGCGCCCGCTCGGTCGCGGTCATCACCGCGCTCATCGCGCTCGGCCACGACGAGGAGCTCGCCATGCACCTGCGTGCTGGCCTGCGCAACGGGCTGAGCGTCGCAGAGATCAGCGAGGTGATCCTGCAGAGCGCCGTCTACTGCGGCGTGCCCGCCGCCAACACGGCATTCCGCATCGCGGCGGAGGTTTTCGCCGAGACGCCCTGA
- a CDS encoding IclR family transcriptional regulator, translating to MPNSPSGDSSTDRLIRVLESFTSTRTAQTAAEIGRRAGLPASSAHRIVGELVATGLLERDDDRRVRIGMRLWELATRSSRALRLRQAALGPMERVQRRVREHTQLAILEQDEALFVEQLSDPDSGSNATRVAGRLPLHASSSGLVLLAFGDRALQERVLAGPLSALTGETLVDQAALRRKLAEVRALGHALAPGFVDADATGLAVPVRDETGAVAAALSVVLRRGMPVEPALAELRVGKLELERALGFRGRA from the coding sequence ATGCCCAACTCGCCATCCGGGGATTCCAGCACCGACCGGCTGATCCGCGTGCTCGAATCGTTCACGAGCACCCGCACCGCGCAGACCGCCGCCGAGATCGGCCGCCGAGCCGGCTTGCCGGCATCCAGTGCTCACCGCATCGTCGGCGAACTCGTTGCCACCGGACTGCTCGAGCGCGACGACGACCGGCGGGTGCGCATCGGCATGCGGTTGTGGGAGCTCGCCACCCGCTCCTCGCGGGCTCTCCGGCTGCGCCAGGCGGCGCTCGGCCCGATGGAGCGGGTGCAGCGCCGGGTGCGCGAGCACACCCAGCTGGCGATCCTCGAGCAGGACGAGGCATTGTTCGTGGAGCAGCTGAGCGACCCGGACTCCGGCTCGAACGCGACCAGGGTCGCCGGGCGGCTGCCGCTGCACGCCTCCTCCTCTGGCCTGGTACTGCTCGCCTTCGGTGACAGGGCGCTGCAGGAGCGGGTGCTGGCCGGCCCACTCTCGGCGCTCACCGGCGAGACGCTCGTCGACCAGGCGGCGCTCCGACGCAAGCTCGCCGAGGTGCGCGCCCTCGGGCACGCGTTGGCGCCCGGATTCGTCGACGCGGATGCGACGGGCCTCGCCGTTCCGGTGCGTGACGAGACCGGAGCCGTGGCGGCCGCGCTCTCGGTGGTGCTGCGCCGGGGCATGCCGGTGGAGCCGGCCCTGGCCGAGCTGCGCGTTGGCAAGCTGGAACTCGAGCGCGCGTTGGGGTTCCGCGGGCGGGCGTGA
- a CDS encoding HNH endonuclease signature motif containing protein: protein MLADSWRVRLAGEVGARSLRELGEDRLSAKKGCRNAVELLARITLASERTLTQRMRLGAAVRPRTALTGDTLPAAFPAASAALRAGALGYDSAAAIIDTLDPIRSRVGDLNLERAETALVAAATGPTVESPLPFSADEVRGQARVWEQVLDPDGTEPVEERAMQARGISAGLTRDGLVHRKMALLPEIDAKFETLLNAYLNPRSKPTFTDADPDAPKDPRATAQARHDVFASLIDGAARSADAPRIGGAAPTVLVSVRQADLDRRCGSGFIEGCDAALSMRAVEQFVCAGGTQTVLIGDDGRLISLSTSDRVFNAQQRRAITLRDGGCIIPGCTIPAAWSEIHHVIAHRDGGKTETCNGVLLCWFHHRTIETSGWQILMIDGVPHVKPPPWLRGGRSDAETPWRRSTKSRTQLADQLEAASAAESRAGSSPTRC, encoded by the coding sequence ATGCTCGCCGATTCGTGGCGGGTGCGCCTAGCCGGCGAGGTCGGCGCGCGCTCCCTCCGGGAGCTCGGCGAGGACCGCCTCTCGGCGAAGAAGGGCTGCCGCAATGCCGTGGAACTCCTCGCCCGGATCACGCTGGCATCGGAGCGCACCCTCACCCAACGGATGCGGCTCGGGGCAGCCGTGCGGCCCCGCACCGCACTGACCGGGGACACCCTCCCGGCTGCATTCCCCGCAGCATCTGCCGCACTCCGGGCCGGCGCACTCGGCTACGACAGCGCCGCCGCGATCATCGACACTCTGGACCCGATCCGTTCCCGGGTCGGTGACCTCAACCTGGAACGGGCCGAGACCGCCCTCGTCGCCGCAGCGACCGGCCCCACCGTCGAGTCGCCGCTGCCATTCAGCGCCGACGAGGTCCGCGGGCAGGCGCGTGTTTGGGAGCAAGTGCTGGACCCGGACGGCACCGAGCCCGTCGAGGAGCGTGCCATGCAGGCGCGGGGTATCAGCGCCGGCCTCACCCGCGACGGTCTCGTGCACCGCAAAATGGCGCTGCTGCCCGAGATCGACGCGAAGTTCGAGACATTGTTGAACGCGTACCTGAACCCGCGCAGCAAACCCACCTTCACCGACGCCGACCCCGACGCCCCGAAAGACCCGCGCGCCACCGCGCAGGCCCGGCACGACGTCTTCGCAAGCCTCATCGACGGTGCCGCCCGCAGCGCCGACGCGCCCCGGATCGGTGGGGCTGCCCCGACCGTTCTGGTCTCGGTGCGGCAGGCGGACCTCGACCGGCGCTGCGGTTCCGGGTTCATTGAGGGCTGCGACGCGGCCTTGTCGATGCGGGCGGTGGAGCAGTTCGTCTGCGCCGGCGGCACCCAAACCGTCCTCATCGGCGACGACGGCCGCCTGATCAGCCTGAGCACGTCGGATCGGGTCTTCAACGCCCAGCAACGCCGGGCGATCACCCTCCGCGACGGCGGCTGCATCATCCCGGGGTGCACGATCCCGGCCGCCTGGTCCGAGATCCACCACGTCATCGCCCACCGGGACGGCGGCAAAACCGAGACCTGCAACGGTGTCCTGTTGTGTTGGTTCCACCACCGCACGATCGAGACCAGCGGCTGGCAGATCCTGATGATCGACGGGGTTCCACACGTGAAGCCGCCGCCCTGGCTGCGCGGCGGCCGCTCCGACGCCGAGACGCCATGGCGAAGATCCACGAAATCCCGCACCCAACTCGCCGACCAGCTCGAGGCAGCATCCGCCGCCGAATCCAGAGCAGGATCGTCACCGACTCGCTGCTGA
- a CDS encoding SIMPL domain-containing protein — protein sequence MAITITVSGEAELRKAAERATVKLSVGFEGPERADVLRQSSALHSELTAELGTMHSPESGPVLEWSSEQLRVWGQRPWSQTGEQLPVVYYSAASVTATFTDFAALSHWVGEVAVLDGVTVNGVDWSLSDESRHELDSAVQRNAVAAAVRKAEIYAESLGFTGVIPEAISDPGLLGDDDAPMPRMAMRASMSASDAGGDFTTLKPEEIRVSAAVHARFSAG from the coding sequence ATGGCCATCACCATCACCGTCTCTGGCGAGGCCGAGCTACGCAAAGCCGCGGAACGAGCGACCGTCAAGCTCTCGGTCGGCTTCGAAGGCCCGGAGCGCGCCGACGTGCTGCGGCAGAGCAGTGCCCTGCACAGCGAGCTGACCGCCGAGCTGGGCACCATGCACTCCCCCGAATCCGGCCCGGTGCTGGAGTGGAGCAGCGAACAGCTGCGGGTCTGGGGCCAGCGGCCGTGGAGCCAGACCGGCGAGCAGCTGCCCGTCGTGTACTACTCCGCGGCATCCGTCACCGCGACCTTCACCGACTTCGCCGCCCTCTCCCATTGGGTCGGCGAGGTCGCCGTGCTCGACGGGGTGACCGTGAACGGCGTCGACTGGTCACTCAGCGACGAGAGTCGCCACGAGCTCGACAGCGCAGTGCAACGGAATGCCGTCGCCGCCGCGGTCAGGAAGGCCGAGATCTATGCGGAGAGCCTCGGCTTCACCGGCGTGATCCCGGAGGCGATCAGCGATCCGGGCCTGCTCGGCGATGATGACGCCCCGATGCCGAGGATGGCAATGCGCGCGTCGATGTCGGCGTCGGATGCCGGAGGCGACTTCACGACGCTCAAACCCGAGGAGATCCGGGTGAGCGCGGCCGTTCACGCCCGCTTCAGCGCTGGCTAG